The Amphiura filiformis chromosome 12, Afil_fr2py, whole genome shotgun sequence genome includes a region encoding these proteins:
- the LOC140166539 gene encoding LOW QUALITY PROTEIN: eukaryotic translation initiation factor 3 subunit E-A-like (The sequence of the model RefSeq protein was modified relative to this genomic sequence to represent the inferred CDS: inserted 1 base in 1 codon) translates to MAEFDLTAKIGQYLDRHLXFPLLEFLSVKEIYDDREMLQGKLDLLSNTNMVDFAMDVYRSLHGDDEVPINLRDKRVHVVAELKKLQNDTEPIMKIFENPEVISQIQSTRDGRHLFEYLETSHGFRSEMLDTLYAYAKFQYECGNYSGAAEYLYFHRVLVPAGDKKAVSSLWGKLASEILMQNWDAALEDLQRLQEVIDASTFVTPLQSLQQRTWLIHWSLFVYFNHPEGRDYIIDKFLYQPAYLNCIQTTCPHILRYLTTAVITNKNRRRQVLKDLVKVIQQESYTYRDPITEFVECLYVNFDFDGAQQKLRECETVLVNDFFLVACLDDFIENARLFIFETFCRIHNCISINMLAEKLNMGGDEAERWIVNLIRNARLDAKIDSKLGHVVMGTQNISPYQQVIEKTKNLVFRSQGLVVALEKKEQQLKQHAGRDNRQQQQPSDPYAAWGAEGM, encoded by the exons ATTTACGATGATCGGGAAATGCTTCAAGGAAAGCTGGATCTGCTCAGCAACACAAACATG GTTGACTTTGCCATGGATGTGTATAGAAGTTTACATGGGGATGATGAAGTACCGATAA ATCTGAGAGACAAGCGTGTCCATGTGGTAGCAGAGCTGAAGAAGTTACAAAACGACACAGAACCAATCATGAAGATATTTGAGAACCCAGAAGTGATCAGTCAGATTCAGAGCACTAGGGATGGAAGGCACTTATTTGAATATCTGGAGACTAGCCATGGG TTCCGATCTGAGATGTTGGACACCTTGTACGCCTATGCCAAGTTCCAATATGAATGTGGTAACTACTCAGGTGCCGCTGAATATCTCTATTTCCACAGGGTACTG GTACCAGCTGGTGACAAGAAAGCTGTGAGCTCACTTTGGGGTAAATTGGCCTCAGAAATCCTCATGCAGAACTGGGATGCAGCACTGGAAGATTTACAGAGACTGCAGGAGGTTATCGATGCCAGC ACATTTGTCACACCTCTACAGTCCTTGCAACAGAGAACCTGGTTGATTCATTGGAGTCTGTTTGTGTACTTCAATCACCCTGAAGGCAGAGATTACATCATTGATAAGTTTCTCTATCAGCCTGC GTACCTGAACTGTATCCAGACCACCTGTCCACACATCCTGAGATACTTGACTACAGCGGTGATTACAAACAAGAATAGGAGACGACAAGTACTCAAAGATTTGGTCAAAGTTATACAACAG GAATCGTACACCTACAGGGATCCTATCACTGAGTTTGTAGAGTGTCTGTACGTCAATTTTGACTTTGATGGTGCCCAGCAGAAGCTGAGAGAATGTGAGACG GTTCTAGTCAATGATTTCTTCTTGGTGGCTTGTCTGGATGACTTCATTGAGAATGCACGTCTCTTCATCTTTGAAACATTCTGTAGAATTCACAACTGCATCAGTATCAA CATGCTTGCAGAGAAACTGAACATGGGTGGAGATGAGGCAGAACGCTGGATTGTAAATCTTATACGGAACGCCAGATTAGACGCAAAGATAGACTCCAAATTG GGTCATGTCGTCATGGGCACACAGAATATATCGCCATACCAACAGGTTATAGAGAAGACCAAGAATCTGGTGTTTCGTAGCCAAGGGCTGGTGGTCGCTTTGGAGAAGAAAGAACAACAGCTCAAACAACATGCTGGACGAGATAACcgtcaacaacaacaaccatcTGAT CCATACGCCGCATGGGGAGCAGAGGGCATGTAA